The genomic stretch GAGATGATAGATATAGGCACACTGATAAAGACACCGCATATAATAAGGATAAGCATTTGCGTCATGAGGATGGTGAAGACATTCGAGACAGATATAGAAAACATTCAAGACACGAAGAAACTGAATATCATTGGGAGAGAAACAGGAATTCTGATTctgtaaaattttataattctGCAAGAAGTGCCATGGAAGAGAATGAAAGCAAGCTAGAAAGGTATTTCACTACCTCTAATTTTTTGTTGCTATCATATTATTCTTCCATTCATACAATACTCTCTCTGGAATAGCACagtatctatttttttatttttaattattttgtctATGTTGATTGTAGAGGTGAGGTTGAACAAGATTACTTAGATGAGGATACTCTGCAATTACCAGAGCAAGAAGAGGAAGATCTGAATAGGATTAAGGAGGAAAGTAGACGGAGAAGGGAAGCAATAATGGAGAAATACAAGAAGCAGCATCAGCAAGAAGAACAGGCAGCTGAAAATGAAGGAAAAGGTATTGTTCTTCTCCCCTCTTTTCCTTCTTTGTGTTTCAAAGTGATAGGATGATAACAAATTAGAAAGTAGCAGCTATTTACCATACAATGATTTTCGGCCACTACTACAAGTTGTAGTTCTTTACAAAATTATCTTCCTAATATAGTTATAACCTCTAAAATTTTTCCATGAATATGTTAATTTTCACTATTTTGGCTTCATTAGTGCCATGTAATCTTCTCTTCTTAAAGTATGAGGGGTTGTCATTGGTTCTAAAGCCCTTCACTTTTTCTTAAATTGAGCTGGACTTGGTAAGGATATGCATTTAAGTTTCCTATGCTACCTGTTATCTATTTGTTAATCCGTGTTTACTGTATTTTgtgagttgtttgatgtgttGTTCATGAAacattcatttttctttttgataaaCCCCTATCATTACCCTTTTTCTGAACCATTGTTTTTTGCATCTCTTGAAATTCAAATGTTCTCAGTTTAGACATATGCTTGATTTCATTTCTATGTAATAATGTAGACTTCTTGCAAACCATTATTACTATGTTTTCTTTACCGTGAGAGTGAGTTCTGAAGTTAAAAAGGAGGAATGATAGGCTTGGAAATTGGATTAATTACAAAGTAATGTCTTCTTGTTTTTCCATCACTGTCACCATTATTTGGACTATCTGTAGTAATTTCATGATGCACTATTTTTAGACAAGGAATCCGTGGACATTCCTACTGATGTTCCTGAAGCACATGATGGCAAGAATGATGGTATTGATGATGTAGAAACATCATTTGCTGTTGGGAAATCTACTCCTGAAAATTTGAATGGTGCTTCTAAGAAGATATCTGGTGCTGGTGGCCTGGGTGAGGGTACTCCTAAGgtttgtttttaaaattgtttacatttttaattttttaatattaattaatttaattttttttcatacttctatttattgggttttgaaatattttttctGATCTTTACAGAGTGAAAGATCAGACGACATGTTTTGTGATGATATATTTGGTGAGACACCAACTGGAGTTCGGAAATCAGTAAGTTTTGCATAACCGATTCTAAGTTTAATTGGAGGGAATTTTGTGTTGACTTGTTCCATGTGTTACTAACCTCAGAAATATATGACATGGTTTCTGATTCTGGGTGATTCACTTATTTAAAATGTTCTATAAACCTTTTATCTTTCATCTTTCTTGCAATAATAGTTCTCACCTGCCTCTGTTCTCTGCCTACTCTAAAGATTTTGTTTTAGTTCCCGCATGTCttttcacacacacacacacacatgtACTCACTATGACATATCTCCCAATCTATGTTGCTTTTAGTGCAAGAACAGGTGAATTTCCCTTGTGGGTAACCACTCTATAATAACTTAACCACCTTTTGTATTTATTCCTGAATCCTGATTGTAATTGCTAACtaatacataattttttattttggtattCTTTGATGTTCATTGTTCTTCCATATATCATACTTCTACATCTATAACTGATATAGTGATTTTCCACCTTTCTTTTAGGGAAAAGGGGATGGTATACTGATTGAAAGGGTTGGCCTACATGACAATTGGGATGACGCAGAGGGGTATTACAGTAAGTAATTGATTATTGTTTCAATCTATTTCAGTTGTTCTCTTTTGATTGATGTGTTAAGGCTCACGTACTTGACCCAAAATTTGTGCCTTGTTTTGcttaaaaacatgattagatGGTGATGCAACTTCCTTTATTGGGAAGAATTATTGTTAAATGTGTTCTTTCAAGTTTGATGCTTTTCCACCAAAATGAAGTGTGCTGGTTCTGTTGTGAAACCTGTCAAAATGTTGTGGAAAATCTTTTCGGCAGCCAAATTTCTGCTGGATTCGGTTGCCTGTTATTGCATGAAATGTCTCCAGATACACCTATTCTCCTGTTCATAGTGTTGTGATATTGCTGTGTAGGCTATCGTTTTGGTGAAATACTTGATGGCCGATACGAAGTCACTGCTGCACATGGGAGGGGTGTTTTTTCAACAGTGGTTCGGGCAAAGAATCTCAAGACTGGTAATGGTGAGCCAGATGAAGTTGCTATAAAAATCATTCGTAATAATGACACCATGTGCGTTATCTTCTTCTACTGGTTATTTGAATTGTACCTTTTGCTTTCTGTTAGTGTTGTGTTTACTCACTGTTACTCATCTCTAATATGGTATAGGTACAAGGCTGGTATGGACGAGTTGGTCATACTGAAGAAATTAGTAGGTGCAGATCCAGATGATAAGCGTCATTGTGTTCGTTTCCTTTCAAGTTTTAAGTACAGGAATCACCTTTGTTTAGTTTTTGAATCTCTTAATATGAATCTGCGTGAAGTATTAAAGAAGTTTGGTCGCAATATTGGCCTTAGGCTAACAGCTGTGAGAGCATATGCAAAGCAACTATTTATTGCTCTGAAGCATCTTCGGAACTGTGGTGTTCTTCATTGTGATATAAAGCCTGATAATATGTTGGTAtgccaaaaataattttgtttaaatGTTTCTTTTTCGGATGCTAGTTGTATTTGTTTGCAAGAAGTAATATGTTGTCTTCTAACCTTTTGTGTTCTTATGGTACAAAAAAAGGTGAACGAGGCTAAAAATGTCTTGAAGCTTTGCGACTTTGGTAATGCTATGTTTGCTGGTAAGAATGAAGTCACACCATATCTTGTCAGTCGGTTTTATCGGGCCCCTGAAATAAGTAAGTTCCATTCATTTACTTATGAGATTCTTAATCACTAATCTCGGGAAATATCCTATGGTTGCCAACTCTTGGGCTTTTggatttgtatttatttatttcttctcCTGCAGTTCTTGGCTTGCAATATGATCATCCGTTGGATATTTGGTCAGTAGGCTGTTGTTTGTATGAGCTCTATACAGGGAAAGTTCTTTTTCCAGGTCTTACAAACAATGACATGCTTAGGCTTCACATGGAATTAAAGGGTCCTTTTCCAAAGAAGATGCTGCGTAAGGTATTTactgttaaatttttttttgggtttagTACTAGGGTTTAGCAACCATTTGAGCGCTGAGTAAAAATTGTTCTTTACTGTTTGATTCAGGGttcttatatatatagatatccTGTGGTGAATGTTTTCATTGTTTGCAATTGAGAAATTagttattcatttttcttttactcaTTTTATCACCATAGGACGAATTGTGGTCCCCACTATGAGAGTGAGTGGCACTCCTATCTCTACTCTCTAATTAGATCTAAGGTATTTTCCGGACCTTGCAGGGAGCATTCACTGACCAACATTTTGATCAGGACCTGACTTTTCTTGCTACTGAAGAGGATCCTGTGACAAAAAAGGTTAGACTTTTATTGTATTTTgaacttgttttttttttttttttttacgatGATTCGAAGTTTTCCTAAGAGCTTAAATATTGATGGTAATATTATTTGTTAGACGATAAAGCGGATGATTCTCAACATAAAACCAAAAGATATTGGAACAATCATCACAGGCTCTCCTGGAGAGGATCCAAAGATGTTAGCCAACTTCAAGGATCTCATggataaaatttttatcttgGACCCAGACAAGAGGTTGACGGTATCACAAGCACTGAACCACCCGTTTATCACTGGCAAGTGAACAGTGTGCTGCTTTTGACTCCCCGAAGTGATGTTCACTGATATTTGTACATAGTGATCTGATTTAATTCACATTGGGGTTCTAATCATTTGGCATTATTTATCTGTTCCGTACTGACCAAGGAGTGTCATCACGAATATTGGCTTTTTGAAGTGAAAAGAGTGATATCTGGTCAGGCGTACACTATACTGGCGGTTCTTTCACTGGAATGTACTGTTTCCTATTGTAAGACAACTAGCCAATGGCAGTTCCCCCCTTCTTGTGTGGCCATTATGAAATTTAATCTGTTAGTTTTTCATAGTATAGTTGTATTTGTACTTCAAACGTTTGTTGCAATTAATTGCGTAGAAAATTTTATTACAGCGAATTCAATTTTTCGCGATAGTAAACTTGTGCTTCTATGATCCTTTGCAGAAGTTGGCCTTGTTTCTTTCTTTGGACACTCTTTTTTCTCATTTATATTACTTCTACTAACCTTGCATAACTGTTGTAATCTGGATGATTTATATCATTTGCATGTAATATCTTCTGATCCTCCGTAGTTTCTAGTTATCATTGCCAGTATAAATGTCTTTACAATTTCATAGAACCTCTTTGGATTCTGGAgattctaatttaatttctcaTCCAGGAGGCCTATCAGTGGTCTGAGGCATCCCTCCCGTGCCTAGATGCTTAAAGGGAACCCAGGAGAAGGTACCTTGGTTTGTTTATTGGGAGATTAATTTCACCTCTCTAGAATAGATTGTTATTtctattataatttattatcaGCTTCAATGGAATAGCATGAATGATTGTTTTGGTTCTGAGGAACATCAACGGTTTTAGTTGCCTATAAGCACATTGAAACATGTGATTTTATTTCGTTTTGAAAATATAGGTATGTTAATGAGGGGAAGGGGAGTGGTTAGTGTTGCATCTTCATCCATTAAAGTGATGCAGGTTCCATTAAACCAAATGCCTAAATACCATACCCTTTCAAATGATTGTAAGACTCCTAAGTGACAGAATAACTTCCTTTATTTTCCGCCTCTTTGATCTTCCAAGTTTCAGCCATTAGCTACACACAATTTTAGTTCTTGAATTTTACTCGATCATCTCTTTCAATCTACTACCTTGTATTCTTTTCTGAGATTTTGTTAAATGCATATCCTAATGAAATTGTCTTGCATCTTATCCATGATGGCTTATCCATGATGGCTGCTCATTTTGTTGGAGGAATTTTCACTGGAGATGTTTGGCTGTGTTCTTGAAGCAAATTCATATATCTGTGAGTAATTGATCCAGGACTCTTGTGTGGGTTtgatttttcttctaatttcaCTAAATATTCATTGTTTGATTTCCTTTGTCTTTTTAGGTGCTGTGTCTTGGTCCTTCAATTTTGTAAGTATATTTAAGTCCAATTCCTTTATGATCTATGTCGGCAGTGATGAGATTGATGGGTCTTCTGGTTTCCAGTTCCGTATGATGAATACTCTCAATCCTTGATTCTCATTTTGGAAGTTAATATTTCACGTGCTTGCAATTAGGTTTGTTAAGGTGGATGTTGGTGGTATTTAATAGCATTTTCTGTAAAGTTTTTCTGTGGGTGTGTTGTTTGTTCTTGCTTAGTAT from Arachis stenosperma cultivar V10309 chromosome 9, arast.V10309.gnm1.PFL2, whole genome shotgun sequence encodes the following:
- the LOC130947777 gene encoding uncharacterized protein LOC130947777; this translates as MVTDSHDSRRKHRRSSSPEDADRSSKRHKHRHHSHRHRHSTKKRDEDTEYDRGTLARIPSPAPVSNSAPYSSLPDDDVEEGEILEEGEIGKKQTESDAEPGEIELSGNRDSRSDNKIPGPVTKNSKTGKEDRSHGKYVSPALDIADKHPGLHDDYDSPNQSSPELKGGKNARDSKDGLGNGYLNPKSSKEDKKQNEGPGQLRGNEKLKGDYEEKEIQANGMKHNYHTNSSSDSEGEKYRMLRSSPSHDRCRSRSRSSGHPRDRSRSRSIADEYAHSKKRHSRDQGPLHHSGRDKTDYEHDEEGMRARGREHGHGNADLLVDDRRGRSSRYRSRESQDRSRDSHVDRDLYREKKRDEASRNREVDWVRKTEKERERSYERDRRDTIKDRSREREEDRDRRREKERGRSRETDFERDRRRGKERDRSRDNTRGGERGRDWDSERDDKNRERDHIKERERRDDRYRHTDKDTAYNKDKHLRHEDGEDIRDRYRKHSRHEETEYHWERNRNSDSVKFYNSARSAMEENESKLERGEVEQDYLDEDTLQLPEQEEEDLNRIKEESRRRREAIMEKYKKQHQQEEQAAENEGKDKESVDIPTDVPEAHDGKNDGIDDVETSFAVGKSTPENLNGASKKISGAGGLGEGTPKSERSDDMFCDDIFGETPTGVRKSGKGDGILIERVGLHDNWDDAEGYYSYRFGEILDGRYEVTAAHGRGVFSTVVRAKNLKTGNGEPDEVAIKIIRNNDTMYKAGMDELVILKKLVGADPDDKRHCVRFLSSFKYRNHLCLVFESLNMNLREVLKKFGRNIGLRLTAVRAYAKQLFIALKHLRNCGVLHCDIKPDNMLVNEAKNVLKLCDFGNAMFAGKNEVTPYLVSRFYRAPEIILGLQYDHPLDIWSVGCCLYELYTGKVLFPGLTNNDMLRLHMELKGPFPKKMLRKGAFTDQHFDQDLTFLATEEDPVTKKTIKRMILNIKPKDIGTIITGSPGEDPKMLANFKDLMDKIFILDPDKRLTVSQALNHPFITGK